A genomic segment from Simkaniaceae bacterium encodes:
- the pncA gene encoding bifunctional nicotinamidase/pyrazinamidase — protein MKRALLIIDVQNDFLPGGALAVIGGDQIIPIINDLMDDFDCIIATQDWHPKEHASFASNQGKKVGEEIDLDGVHQVLWPDHCVKGTWGAEFANTLNTDQISRIFQKGCDPKVDSYSAFFDNVRKHKTGLDSYLKSEGIKHLTIVGLALDYCVKFSVLDALDLGYQVDVVRKACRAVNLTFQDEKKAIDLMRSKGAKIID, from the coding sequence ATGAAGCGGGCCCTTTTAATCATCGACGTACAAAACGATTTTCTGCCGGGAGGGGCTCTTGCTGTGATCGGTGGTGATCAAATTATTCCTATTATTAACGATCTCATGGATGATTTTGACTGCATTATTGCCACACAAGATTGGCACCCTAAAGAGCATGCGAGTTTTGCGTCTAATCAGGGGAAGAAAGTCGGCGAAGAGATCGATCTTGACGGTGTTCATCAAGTGTTGTGGCCGGATCATTGCGTGAAGGGCACATGGGGGGCTGAATTTGCTAACACGCTCAATACGGATCAAATTAGCCGCATATTTCAAAAAGGATGTGATCCCAAAGTAGATAGCTATAGCGCTTTTTTTGATAATGTCCGTAAACATAAAACGGGGCTCGATAGCTATCTCAAGAGTGAAGGGATTAAGCATCTGACAATTGTCGGTCTTGCCCTTGATTATTGTGTGAAATTTTCCGTTTTAGATGCCTTAGATCTCGGATATCAAGTCGATGTAGTCCGCAAGGCATGCCGTGCAGTGAACCTCACTTTCCAAGATGAGAAAAAAGCGATTGATTTGATGCGCTCAAAAGGGGCCAAAATCATCGATTAA
- a CDS encoding DUF167 family protein, which translates to MGRVQVKVVLKSSSDQIIGFEGNILKVKLNAIPEKGHANKALIRLLSKALHLPKTSITIVQGETSRQKILQIEGLSDEELREKLTVLIINR; encoded by the coding sequence ATGGGCCGAGTCCAAGTTAAAGTTGTTTTAAAATCCTCTTCAGATCAAATCATCGGATTTGAAGGAAATATCCTGAAAGTCAAGCTCAATGCTATTCCTGAAAAAGGCCATGCCAACAAAGCCCTCATTCGTTTGCTAAGTAAAGCCCTTCATCTTCCTAAAACATCCATTACGATCGTTCAAGGCGAAACCAGTCGTCAAAAAATCCTGCAAATCGAAGGCCTTTCAGATGAAGAGCTCCGAGAAAAACTCACGGTTTTGATTATTAATCGATGA